DNA from Brassica napus cultivar Da-Ae chromosome C4, Da-Ae, whole genome shotgun sequence:
tggaacATTTTCCTGATCATCTAAGATAGaattcctaaaggccttgaaaccttgtgtttgaaataagaggaccttaaatctgaaaaatacattGATCCACACCTTAAACCGTATGGTTTAAGAAAATGcatcatttagaaattttttttcttttggtccgTGTGTGGCATTGATATGAAgcatgaaaaatttcaaaaagattacttgattaagacctgttttgaataatgatttcagatgtcgagttACATACCCTCAGATTACAATGCCCttgatctctctggagataattatcttgATTGGGCTATAAACACTTCAGCCGTcttgaagtctagaggacttgGGAAGTGCATCAAGTATGGCAATGACACCCTTGCGTGTGAAAGACACAGAGCCATAATGATTATGCGACACCATCTCTGTGAGGACCTAAGAGACGAGTTTGGATATGTTAATGATCCTCATAATCTCTGGTCATTTTTGAATTCTAGATTCTGTGAGCCATTGTTGCacgaatccaagaaaaaatggGAAGCTCTAAGGTTCCAGGATTATGAATCCGTGGACAATTATCACTCTGATCTTATGAGAATCACCTGTAGTCTTAGACTATGTGGTGAATTGGTAACAAACGAGGATTTGTTAAACAAAACTCGTGACACATTCCATTCAGAGGAAGTGTTGTTATCACATCAGGCCaaaggtttcaccacctatTATGACATGTTctcatatttattagacattgagCAAAAGAAGCAGAAAATGATGGATAACATCAGACGGTTTAATGACATCATGGAGATATATTATGAAGTACTAGACAGTGAGATGAAAATCCCTGAAGCTAATAAAGCCACATTTGATAAGAAGAGATCTGAGGAGGATTCCGAGTAGACACTCATGGACCATGAGGTCGGattatacattgaataattttccgacattctgattttatgttttcatatctgatttgatttatttgttattcatttatgttattgaaataataaaaacgattttgtttttatatattatcttgcttggtcttgcttgatgattcttgattaaataacaaataaaaccttaataaaaggataatcagtccactgatagttgatttcatgcatggtttaactttaccttgattgtataggtttaactttaccttcctgcaatcacataaaatcaattgttgGGTGTAGACTAATGCGTCAGTTCACTGATAGATTGATTTCTCGCATATATTTAACTTTatcttgattgtataggttcaactttaccttcctacaaTCACTTGAAATCAATTAATTGGTACTGACAATGGCAAAAGATACGACATTATTCAaacccattgagttataaagatttataacatTCTACATTGAACCAGTGAGCAAAGAAAATACGATTCCtttcagatttttaaaaatcgcctaaaagcattatgaatgcttatacccatattttctactgatttattctatgctaaggatcagtatgaaagaggcataaagccatggtaaccagtatggttcaccacgaaataaacacttatggcatgaccagattagccatcttgatccaaaacatgatgaaaaaattaattaaggcacaaaagtgatcctataaaatctcacaatgtgttataagtacacaaaagggaaaattactaaaataattaaggctccactgtcctaagcactacgaaattatgagtatgttcttgagggggagagaggactaaaacccacaatccatgatcatatcataaattcggattccatggtttacaaccataatatacacggctggaaagctttaaagccctcactaatggtacatcacccacgtccagactaaagcttaaggacattatgtatataaatattgatttacatcaGGCCATACATGTAAGCAGAGACATTCCCACCTCTGAATGATTAAGAGTCATAAACCAAACATACacaaaccatcttaagaaaatacgaatattccaccacatatatgtgtgccatttaagatggaacctcagatgaggattgggaatatatattagataaataagacttcctccacgaaactataatgtatcttgtgccaaacatggatgatttaatcaagtggccaaaaacacagattacaaaagatagtaatcagattatccaactttgaaaggagaaagttatcaggctgataaagagtaaagagtaaaagagaaatataatggtatcaaccatagttgtcttggcaagatcctcagaccaaagattatgatctagacgttctaaaagaatatgatcaaaagatataaaatctagcagaaatatatgccagacacactgaccctaaaagaaaaaatgacaatgtcataccagcttaagcaccacgaattagatgtctaagagacacaatcaagttgctacaatgtctattagagatagacaaataagttccaaataataaggaacctcggaaagtaatgaaaggtgctcagaatcgtacaaatccgagttcataagagaaaccagttcagacagagaaataaggttgcgcaaccacacatataaggtaccagaccatgtagtttgggacgccaaactgcaaggtataaaggtcttggataataagatctcaaaatctaattagatcatgtctggaacagtatgaaactaaagataaaagtgttaacaccaaagatgtatttacatacataagagctcataaaagattgtagtacttgggatttgaaggatataacctgaggatcatgaacccacgtagagtactcataaaacctatatagggacgtggggtgttcaaagaattcaaagtaattataagacagatgggcgtagtaaccatgtacatacagaaaaagccatctaagaaagaaaccagtgaatggatcttgtgagataagaaattccgtgagattaaaggacatgaccacatggtatagtgtgtccatgttccttctaaataacgttcaagtatagcttgattacacaaggatactcacaaggACCAAGGAACAATTATAAAGAGATATGCTCCtatatggtggatgctactacagaaaatcaagtttgattttgtctggatatttactaaagaaataatggtgtagtaagcagcaaatggatcactggatgataaaggtatcaacgtaccatagaaatatgagaaagaaattctcatagaacaagctttgttcctaagGTTTATGAATGTAATATACAACAGCTGTAAGTAAATATGAAAGACTAAGTATTTACTTAGTGCAGTCAGtccatacaaaaaatattataattccttgtgatcataataaagaccaattgagagaaaaaaaaggttttaaagTTTCAAAGGTTTCAACTTAATACAAGTTATCGATTGATTAAACAGGCTATGTGTGACATAGGAAAGTCTTAAGAAAACTATGCGTGGGTGTGTGTGTATGATTAAGTCAGCACGTCTAAGTGAGAACCATAAACCAGGATAGTGCCCAGAGGATGTCTGGTTGTGGCTTAATGATATTATATTTTCCCTCAATGCTACACGGTTCTTTTAATGGGGTGCTGACATAGAATCTCCGGCAGACGAATCaattaaaccaggaagagagaACGGAAGTGCTACAATCAAGATTCGTTCTCATTTTCTGCAGGTAAATGACCCTtaactatctttttttttttgtaaactaaccCTTAACTATCTTccaactttcattttttttgtttcttgatcAACGATGAAAACCCTTAATTAATTTCTATGTTTCATTGGAGTGGAGTTGAGGTTCCAAACcgcgaaccgaagtattttaaGAAAAGAACAGTGAAGATGAGCATATTTTGGAATCACATCTCGGACTTCTTCAAGAAGATCGGAGCAATATTCACCGTCACTCCTACGGAAGACATGAGACCTAGCCGCAGTGCCATGAGAATGATTTTAGGGCTTAAGgcaagtttcaaaaataaacttatttataactatattaaaaacaattttcaccaaatacacaaatctaaaactgttaaaaataaatttataatataaatatgctATAATTATATCATATAGATAAAATGGTTAAGTTCAGAAAGTGAATTAGTTGAACTCTCATCGAAGtgttttttacaacaaaaagtCTAAACCACTagactataatttttaaaaaatttgagacCCCAAAATAAGGCATGAGAAGAATGACTTTTAGGCACGGCTCTGTGTAGCCATTGAGAAGATTAGCTATGACataatagaaattaaaattttaagatttatagaatttaaaaaggaaataaatccCGCCCTTTGAAAggacgggtcaaaatctagtatattcTTAAtgcttctctcattttattcaaaacatTCATATTAATGTTGCATATGGCTCAAAAATCAGATAGTATACATATAATTGCGCAAAAGTGATTTGCTATTCACTTAAATATGTCAAGATTATCGTCAAAGTGCGGACAAAAGATTTACtattcaattaaaatatatattaatgatttGAAGGGAGCGATGATGAAGAATAATTTCAAATACATTGTTCTCAAATCCACGACAAAATGGTGATATATTTGATGTAAGGATAACTTATTCGATTGGAGTGTGCATACAGAATGCTTAGATGAATCAACACTATCAATCAATGTGGGGCAAGACATGCATGTGCTCCTTCAAAGAGAAGAAAATtcggaaaaaaataaattttgcaaaaACCATTACAAATCtgattaaacataaatatgagAGAAAAATATAGGTACACAACCGAATGACATCATTCAGTTAATGGGATTGGAGCAAGGTTGCAAACTCACTTATTGACAAGCTTGGGAAAGCTAGTAAGTTTTGCAGTTCAACCTAGATTATTCTTAAGATTACTTAATTTACTTGTATGCTTACACCCTTTGTTCACACGGTTGTATAAGCTCAAACGATCAATAATACATACTTTTCTATAGGTCCCCTTTTCTATATCTAAGTTATCAATGTATTTGTACAATGTCCATTACTTAAGGATACAAACTATACAGTATGGACAATACGTATGAAGGCAGCGTTGAAAGTTCATAAGGTTTGGGAGTCCGTTGATCCAGGAGAAGAAGACAGAGAGAAGAGTGACTTAGCGAGAGCCCTACTTTTCCAATCCATACTGGAATCACTAATACTGCAAGTTGGAAACATCGACACCGCGAAATTAAATTTGGCAAGAAATAAAGATGAGACACATGGGAGCTGATCGCGTGAAAGAAGCACGTTTACAAACCCTAATGGCAGATTTCAACCGACTTAAGATGAAGGAGACTGACTCGATTGATAATTTCGTTGGTAGACTCTCCGAGTTATCAACTAAATCGGCTACCTTAGGAGAAAGTAATGATGAACCAAAGCTGTTAAAAAATTTCTCAACAGCTTACctagaagaaaatatatacatattatagcTGCATTGGAAAAAGTCCTCGATCTTAACAAGACAAGCTTTGAAGACATAGTGGGAAGGTTGAAAGCTTACGAAGAAAGAATttttgatgaggaagatgagaAACACGAGGATCAAAGTCAAAACAATAAGCTTATGTATACCAACGCAGACTCGCAGCCGTATCAAGAGAGATACGAAAGTGGAAGGGAAGAAGTTTGGGTATCGGGGAAGAGGCAGAGGACGTTATGGTTATCAGCAGAATGGAACTATCACCAAGAAAGAGATGCTTTGAGGGTTACATGTTTCAGATGTGATAAGTTAGGACACTTTGCTCAAAGTTTTCCTGACCGATTACTCAAGTTACAAGAGACACAAGAAAGCGAAGAGGACACTACACATGATGCGGATGAGTTGATGATGAATGAGGTTGTATACCTCAATGAACGGAATGTCGTGCCAAGTAAAATCGATGCTGCCTCAACCATAGGGTGTTTAATTAATACTTGactttcttttataaattttatgtgtttatatacaaatagactttgatcaaagaaaaaatagaCAAATCGACTTTCATTATAACTGGAAAgtaatcttttaatttgaaatgtaacctttttattttacaagtattaaatttgttatttattaagTTCTTAATTAATGCAtacatactttttaaaattacaatgGATTAAAATAAGTAAGTTCATcgaaaggcaaaaaaaaatcaattttttttctgtcatAGTAATAAATATTCTCaaacaattaacaaaaacttagtcaaacCTGCAAAGAGTCACTAATTAGTAGTTTTATGATGTAtgggaaaaaaaacaaaaacaaactaacAAACGTTTAGTCAAGATTTCTATAGAATTTATTACTTTGATTTATGGTAGAAGGTTGAATAACCATATTGCATTACTAtggtaataaaattaaacaaaagataataattatGGTAGAGAATTCAAAAcagatatactatatatatatctgagtAACTGAGTCAAGATTTCATATGTATCTTTTCAATTAACTATATATAATTGGGACTCAAGTGTGAGTTCAATAAAGCATTTTATATAAGCTTTTAAGGTACACATgccaattttataataatcctAATCTCTAATTATATTAATACATACTCAGATTTTTATACTGTATCACCatcataaaatatatctatCTTTGTCATAATATgctttatttcaaattatatcGATCAACTGAagttaaataatacatattcccattttcatattttctaagTTCTTCAAATAGTAAAAATTGTAATCATAAAAAAGCCagtaattatatgtttttagaaGAGTGATTTTCCATTTCCATCGTGTTAAAAATTTTCAGATTacatttattgttttgtttacttATACTGGCTCTCGCTATTGTTTAAAgtaatgatataatttttttactctCTTGAAGTATCAATTTCTGAATATATCAGAAGTTTACATAAGcattaactaattatttttttaaagaagattGAGTTCAATTTAGTTAATGAAATTTTGAGTCTCTTTGATTTTCCagtttacataaaaaaaaaactattctggAATTCAGATTCTTGCAACTGAGTGATGTTACTCAAAGTATTATTTTGGAATTTACAGGAAATGATGTCAAAAGAGATGGTTAAAATAAATCCAGATATGCTAATGCCAAGTGATGATCAGACTCCTAAGATTGGAGCTAGCTTGAGCCAATCTAAACGAAGGAAGATTTCAATTGTTTGCATTAAACCCAACATACCTGACCTGAATGTGAAACCTTGTTATGATTCTGATGaggaagaaaaaggagaaatgACAAAAACATTTCAGAATCTTGCAGGTTTAAAATTTCATGATGGATGCTATGTTCATCATAAGCTTTTGTACGGGCTTGAGGTCGAGATCTTTGCTCGTCTTCCATGCTTTGAATACTGGAAACTGCAGTTTCTTAACAAGAAATTTTTGCAGTTGTTAAAAAGTGGTGAAATTTTCAGGGTGAGACAAGAAAAAGGCCTTGTGAAACCCTACGTGATTTTGCACTCAGGGGCTGAATCAAATTGGGAAATGTTTGATAAGGATTTTAAAACCTTTCAGAAACTTcctaaagttccttcttctgactATTGCTTTTTCCACAGCGATAAGGAAACAATTAGTGTGGGTACTCATTTAATTGTCATTGGAAGAGAAATAGAGGGAATTGTGGTGTTTCGCTACGAGCTAGAGAATCATAAGTGGTTCAAAGGTCCTTCAATGATCACACCGAGGGTTATGTACGGTTCTGCTAGCCATGGAAAAACCGCATTTTTTGCAGGAGGCATTCAAAAGGATGACAATGGGAACCCTATAGTTGTTCGAACCGTAGAAAAGTATAATGCTGATACAAAAATTTGGACTATGATTAATGGAATGCATAAAGCAAGGAAGTTCAGCTCAGGATGTTTCTTGCGTGGAAAATTTTATGTCCTTGGTTGCCGAGATGAGAATGATAAACACCTCACTTGTGGAGAAAGTTATGATGAGACCACAAATTCTTGGGAGTTGATACCTGACATGTTAAAGGACATGACATTCATTATTCCTTCCCAATCTCCGCCTCTTATAGCTGTGGTTGATGACAATCTATACATGTTGGAGACATCTTTGAACGAGCTTCGCGTATATGATATAAACACAAATATTTGGAAGAAACTTGGTGTTGTCCCTGTGAGCGCAAACACTACCTTTGGTTGGGACTGCGTTTAAATCTATGGGAGATAGACTTCTGGTTGTTGGAACTTCTCACTCTTGGCATAGGAAAGCAATAGTCTACTCATGCCgtccttctccagacgtggaagaGCAGCACTGGGAAGAATTAAAATATTGGTGCACTGGTGCTGAGCTCCCACCGTTTATTCATAACTGTTGTGTGATGTTTGCTTAAAGTTGTTTCCGAGGCAAACTTGTTTTGTATTTGTGCTTGCAATAATTGGGTGGCCATTTGGACGCCCGAAACAATTAAAATTGTGGTTttctgttgtttttgttttctgagtttttgtttttgcatttggTATTAAAATGTTGTTGTTTTCGTTTATAAGTGCTTATGtttgtgcaaaaaaaaaaaaaagattaatgatGTTTATGTAATGCTTATTGAATTTTATAGTtgttccccccccccccccccccctctttaGCCATTAATGTTACCTAATCATGTTAAGCTAAAATCTTTATCATGTTTCagtttgtttttacaaaaatttaggTTTACAGAAGTTATATACCACattaaaatcatgtataatTTTTACTTGCTTTGTTTGGACAACTAGAATTTTCAGGttattacactacaagaaaacagcggtattctgacattccgacggaaaatgaaatcctcggaatatcccgaggaatttccgaggaaatttccgaggaaattctgaggaaacacaaaattggatttcctcggaatttcctcggaatataccgacgaaattccgagtaaatatcaatccgtcggaatattccgaggaaattccgaggaaaaatgggtTCCTCAGAagaaaccgatgaattccgaggaaatattatagccgttggagagccgttgggggattttacaaaattccgaggaaattccgacgaactagccttttccgtcggaattccgtcggaattttctcggtctgtcggcaggatttaaactataaatacaagcactcctcttcctcttcattcactccatatcttcatcctccctcttactctatttacacacgaatttgattcataaaaaatatgtcttcttcaaattattttcgttcttggatcgatcgacctcatttggatccgaacacgagattgcttacggaagaataccaacgaggtataaccgaattcatggg
Protein-coding regions in this window:
- the LOC125586112 gene encoding uncharacterized protein LOC125586112, translated to MSSYIPSDYNALDLSGDNYLDWAINTSAVLKSRGLGKCIKYGNDTLACERHRAIMIMRHHLCEDLRDEFGYVNDPHNLWSFLNSRFCEPLLHESKKKWEALRFQDYESVDNYHSDLMRITCSLRLCGELVTNEDLLNKTRDTFHSEEVLLSHQAKGFTTYYDMFSYLLDIEQKKQKMMDNIRRFNDIMEIYYEVLDSEMKIPEANKATFDKKRSEEDSE